The Oncorhynchus mykiss isolate Arlee chromosome 28, USDA_OmykA_1.1, whole genome shotgun sequence genome includes a window with the following:
- the LOC118944833 gene encoding DNA-directed RNA polymerase II subunit RPB1-like, producing the protein HSPTHSPTHSPTHSPTHSPTPTHSTTHSPTHSPTHSPTHSPTNSPTYSPTHSPTHSPTHSPTHSPTHSPTHSPTNSPTYSPTHSPTHSPTHSPTHSPTHSPTHSPTHSPTHSPTNSPTHSPTNSPTHSPTHSPTHSPTHSPTHSPTHSPTNSPTHSPTNSPTHSPTNSPTHSPTHSPTHSPTHSPTHSPTHSPTHSATHSPTHSPTHSPTHSPTHSPTHSPTNSPTHSPTNSPTHSPTNSPTHSPTHSPTHSPTHSPTHSPTHSPTHSPTHSPTHSPTHSPTHSPTHSPTHSPTHSPTHSPTHSPTHSPTHSPTHSPTHSTTHSPTHSPMHSPTHSPTHSPTHSTTHSPTHSPTHSPTHSPTNSPTYSPTHSPTHSPTHSPTHSPTHSPTHSPTNSPTYSPTHSPTHSPTHSPTHSPTNSPTHSPTHSPTHSPTHSPTHSPTHSPTHSPTHSPTNSPTHSPTNSPTHSPTHSPTHSPTHSPTHSPTHSPTNSPTHSPTNSPTHSPTHSPTHSPTHSPTHSPTHSPTHSPTHSPTHSPTHSPTHSPTHSPTNSPTHSPTNSPTHSPTNSPTHSPTHSPTHSPTHSPTHSPTHSPTHSPTHSPTHSPTHSPTHSPTHSPTHSPTHSPTHSPTHSPTHSPTHSPTHSPTHSPTHFYPNICLHVVCFKDHLPSCFR; encoded by the exons catagccccacgcatagcccaacgcatagcccaacgcatagccctacacatagccccac CCCAACGCATAGCACCACACATAGCCCAACGCATAGCCCAACGCATAGCCCAACGCATAGCCCCACGAATAGCCCTACAtatagccctacacatagcccaacgcatagccctacacatagccctacacatagcccaACGCATAGCCCAACGCATAGCCCCACGAATAGCCCTACAtatagccctacacatagccctacacatagcccaacgcatagccctacacatagccctacacatagcccaacgcatagccctacacatagcccaACGCATAGCCCCACGaatagccctacacatagccccacgaatagccctacacatagccctacacatagccctacacatagcccaacgcatagccctacacatagcccaACGCATAGCCCCACGaatagccctacacatagccccacgaatagccctacacatagccccacgaatagccctacacatagccctacacatagcccaacgcatagccctacacatagccctacacatagccctacacatagccctacacatagcgctacacatagccctacacatagccctacacatagcccaacgcatagccctacacatagcccaACGCATAGCCCCACGaatagccctacacatagccccacgaatagccctacacatagccccacgaatagccctacacatagccctacacatagcccaacgcatagccctacacatagccctacacatagccctacacatagccctacacatagccctacacatagccctacacatagcccaacgcatagccctacacatagccctacacatagccctacacatagccctacacatagccctacacatagccctacacatagcccaacgcatagccccacgcatagccctacacatagcccaACGCATAGCACCACACATAGCCCAACGCATAGCCCAATGCATAGCCCAACGCATAGCCCCACGCATAGCCCAACGCATAGCACCACACATAGCCCAACGCATAGCCCAACGCATAGCCCAACGCATAGCCCCACGAATAGCCCTACAtatagccctacacatagcccaacgcatagccctacacatagccctacacatagcccaACGCATAGCCCAACGCATAGCCCCACGAATAGCCCTACAtatagccctacacatagcccaacgcatagccccacgcatagccctacacatagccccacgaatagccctacacatagccctacacatagcccaacgcatagccctacacatagccctacacatagcccaacgcatagccctacacatagcccaACGCATAGCCCCACGaatagccctacacatagccccacgaatagccctacacatagccctacacatagccctacacatagcccaacgcatagccctacacatagcccaACGCATAGCCCCACGaatagccctacacatagccccacgaatagccctacacatagccctacacatagcccaacgcatagccctacacatagccctacacatagccctacacatagccctacacatagccctacacatagccctacacatagcccaacgcatagccctacacatagcccaACGCATAGCCCCACGaatagccctacacatagccccacgaatagccctacacatagccccacgaatagccctacacatagccctacacatagcccaacgcatagccctacacatagccctacacatagccctacacatagccctacacatagccctacacatagccctacacatagcccaacgcatagccctacacatagccctacacatagccctacacatagccctacacatagccctacacatagccctacacatagcccaacgcatagccccacgcatagccctacacatagccctacacatagccctACACATTTTTATCCAAATATTTGCCTACATGTTGTCTGTTTCAAA GACCATTTGCCATCCTGCTTCAGGTGA